The Pseudomonas eucalypticola genome has a window encoding:
- a CDS encoding response regulator, translating into MIRVLVAEDHTIVREGIKQLIGLARDLLVVGEASNGEQLLETLRHTPCEVVLLDISMPGVNGLEAIPRIRALNNPPAILVLSMHDEAQMAARALKVGAAGYATKDSDPALLLTAIRRVANGGRYIDPDLADRMVFEVGLTDARPLHSLLSEREFSVFERLAQGANVNDIAQQLALSSKTISTHKARLMQKLNVTSLAELVKYAMEHKLV; encoded by the coding sequence GTGATACGGGTATTGGTAGCGGAAGACCACACCATCGTGCGCGAGGGCATCAAGCAGTTGATCGGCCTGGCCCGTGACCTGCTGGTGGTAGGCGAGGCCAGCAATGGCGAGCAGTTGCTGGAAACCCTGCGGCACACGCCCTGCGAAGTGGTGCTCCTGGATATCTCCATGCCCGGGGTCAACGGCCTTGAAGCGATCCCGCGGATTCGTGCGCTGAACAACCCGCCCGCCATCCTGGTGCTGTCCATGCACGATGAAGCGCAGATGGCCGCCCGGGCGCTGAAGGTTGGCGCCGCGGGCTACGCCACCAAGGACAGCGACCCGGCCCTGCTGTTGACCGCCATCCGGCGCGTTGCCAACGGTGGGCGCTATATCGACCCGGACCTGGCCGACCGCATGGTGTTCGAAGTAGGCCTCACCGATGCTCGCCCGTTGCATTCGCTGTTGTCGGAGCGCGAATTCTCGGTATTCGAGCGCCTGGCCCAAGGCGCCAACGTCAATGACATCGCTCAGCAACTGGCGCTTAGCAGCAAGACCATCAGCACCCACAAGGCGCGGCTGATGCAGAAACTCAACGTTACTTCCCTGGCTGAGCTGGTGAAATACGCCATGGAGCATAAGCTGGTCTAG
- a CDS encoding ABC transporter ATP-binding protein, which translates to MSEVNSSAGASDVLVSFRGVQKSYDGEVLIVKDLNLDIRKGEFLTLLGPSGSGKTTSLMMLAGFETPTAGEILLAGRSINNVPPHKRDIGMVFQNYALFPHMTVAENLAFPLSVRGLSKTDVSERVKRVLDMVQLGKFAARYPAQLSGGQQQRVALARALVFEPQLVLMDEPLGALDKQLREHMQMEIKHLHQRLGVTVVYVTHDQGEALTMSDRVAVFHQGEIQQIAPPRALYEEPRNTFVANFIGENNRLNGRLITQDGDRCVVGLERGEKIQALAVNVGEPGDPVTLSIRPERVFLDGHSEQCSNRFSGRVAEFIYLGDHVRVRLEVCGKSDFFVKQPIAELDPALAVGDVVPLGWQVEHARALDPLLVD; encoded by the coding sequence ATGAGCGAGGTGAATTCAAGCGCTGGGGCGAGCGATGTGCTGGTCAGCTTTCGTGGCGTGCAAAAGAGCTACGACGGTGAAGTGCTGATCGTCAAAGACCTCAACCTGGACATCCGCAAGGGCGAGTTCCTGACCCTGCTCGGCCCCTCCGGCTCCGGCAAGACCACCAGCCTCATGATGCTGGCCGGGTTCGAGACGCCCACCGCCGGCGAGATACTGCTGGCCGGGCGCTCGATCAACAACGTGCCACCGCACAAGCGCGATATCGGCATGGTGTTCCAGAACTACGCGCTGTTCCCGCACATGACGGTGGCGGAAAACCTGGCGTTCCCGTTGTCCGTACGCGGCCTGAGCAAGACCGATGTCAGCGAACGGGTCAAGCGAGTACTGGACATGGTGCAACTGGGCAAATTCGCCGCGCGCTACCCGGCCCAACTGTCCGGCGGCCAGCAACAGCGGGTAGCGCTGGCCCGGGCGCTGGTGTTCGAACCGCAACTGGTGCTGATGGACGAGCCTCTGGGCGCCCTGGACAAGCAACTGCGCGAACACATGCAGATGGAAATCAAGCACCTGCACCAGCGTCTGGGCGTAACCGTGGTCTATGTCACCCACGACCAGGGCGAAGCGCTGACCATGTCTGACCGGGTGGCGGTGTTCCACCAGGGCGAGATCCAGCAGATCGCCCCGCCGCGCGCCCTGTACGAGGAACCGCGCAATACCTTCGTGGCCAACTTCATTGGCGAAAACAACCGGCTCAATGGCCGCCTGATTACCCAGGACGGCGACCGTTGCGTGGTGGGCCTGGAGCGGGGCGAGAAGATCCAGGCGCTGGCGGTGAACGTCGGCGAGCCGGGCGACCCGGTGACGCTGTCGATCCGCCCCGAGCGGGTGTTCCTCGATGGCCACAGTGAGCAATGCAGTAATCGATTCTCTGGCCGGGTTGCCGAATTCATCTACCTGGGCGACCACGTGCGGGTGCGCCTGGAAGTGTGCGGCAAGTCGGACTTCTTCGTGAAGCAGCCAATTGCCGAGCTGGACCCGGCACTGGCGGTGGGCGATGTGGTACCGCTCGGCTGGCAGGTCGAGCACGCGCGTGCGCTGGACCCGTTGTTAGTCGACTAG
- a CDS encoding ABC transporter substrate-binding protein, with the protein MLKHLKFTALALGLMGAGQAMAAADLTLVSFGGANKAAQEKAFYQPWEKSGQGKIVAGEYNGEMAKVKAMVDTKSVSWDLVEVESPELARGCDEGMFEQLDPKLFGNEADYVKGAIQPCGVGFFVWSTVLAYNADKLKTAPTSWADFWDVKNFPGKRGLRKGAKYTLEFALMADGVAPKDVYKVLGTKEGQDRAFKKLDELKPSIQWWEAGAQPPQYLASGDVVMSSAYNGRIAAVQKESNLKVVWNGGVYDFDAWAIPKGAKNAEEAKKFIAYSVKPQQQKVFSENIAYGPANSQAVPLLDKGILKDMPTTPENIANQVQIDVGFWADNGEQLEQRFNAWAAK; encoded by the coding sequence ATGCTCAAGCACTTGAAGTTCACCGCCCTGGCACTGGGCCTGATGGGCGCGGGCCAGGCCATGGCGGCGGCCGACCTGACCCTGGTCTCCTTCGGCGGCGCCAACAAGGCGGCCCAGGAGAAAGCCTTCTACCAGCCGTGGGAAAAGTCCGGGCAAGGCAAAATCGTCGCCGGTGAATACAACGGTGAGATGGCCAAGGTCAAAGCCATGGTCGACACCAAGAGTGTGTCCTGGGACCTGGTGGAAGTGGAATCACCGGAACTGGCCCGTGGCTGTGACGAGGGCATGTTCGAACAGCTTGACCCGAAACTGTTCGGCAATGAAGCCGACTACGTGAAGGGTGCTATTCAGCCCTGTGGCGTTGGCTTCTTCGTCTGGTCCACTGTGCTGGCCTACAACGCCGACAAGCTCAAGACCGCGCCCACCAGCTGGGCCGATTTCTGGGACGTGAAGAACTTTCCGGGCAAGCGTGGCCTGCGCAAAGGTGCCAAGTACACCCTGGAATTCGCCCTGATGGCCGACGGTGTGGCGCCCAAGGATGTGTACAAGGTGCTGGGTACCAAGGAAGGCCAGGACCGCGCCTTCAAGAAGCTCGACGAGCTCAAGCCCAGCATTCAGTGGTGGGAAGCCGGCGCTCAGCCGCCGCAGTATCTGGCCTCGGGTGACGTGGTGATGAGCTCGGCCTACAACGGCCGCATCGCCGCCGTGCAGAAGGAAAGCAACCTCAAGGTGGTGTGGAACGGTGGCGTGTACGACTTCGACGCCTGGGCCATCCCCAAGGGCGCCAAGAATGCCGAGGAAGCGAAGAAATTCATTGCCTACTCGGTCAAGCCGCAGCAGCAGAAGGTTTTCTCCGAGAACATCGCTTACGGCCCGGCCAACAGCCAGGCGGTACCGCTGCTCGACAAGGGCATTTTGAAAGACATGCCCACCACCCCGGAAAACATCGCCAACCAGGTGCAGATCGACGTGGGCTTCTGGGCTGACAACGGCGAGCAACTGGAACAGCGCTTCAACGCCTGGGCTGCCAAGTAA